The genomic interval ATTTTTCAGGGCAATTTGGGCAATTCAACAGCTATGTTAAAACGGATAATAGTTTTAGCGTTTCTCAAACGATACCGTTTCCAACAGTGTTTGCTGCCAATGCGTCTTTAGGGAACGCATTGATAAAAAGTAGTGAACTAAAAGCGAATATTACAAAAAGTGAATTGGTTTATCGTATTAGCCAAACCTATTCGAATTTACAATATTTATATACTAGAGAATCTCTTTTGCAAAAACAAGATAGCATTTATCAAGGTTTTGTAAAGTCGGCATCATTGCGTTATAAAACAGGGGAAAGTACTCAACTAGAGCAAAGTACTGCTGAAACCCAATTATACGAAACGCAAAATATTCTAAAGGAAAACAAGGCAAATGTTAATGTCTATTTATCGCAATTACAAACACTTTTAGGAAGCCAAGAAGCGATTGTAATAGCAGATAGAATACTTGTAGAACAATCTTTTTTAGATACAAATAAGGATAAAGCAATAGCTGAAAGCCCTATTTTAGCGTACGTTAATCAACAGGTAGAAGTAGCCGAAAAACAGAAAAAAGTAGAAACAGCCAAAGCACTACCAGATATTACTTTTGGTTATTTCAATCAATCGCTTATAGGTTCTCAAATTAATGCTACAAGTTCTGATTTGGCCACATCTAACAATCGTTTTCAGGGAATTAATTTAGGATTGTCGATTCCAATATTTTATGGTTCGTACAGCGCTAAAATAAAATCTGAAAGTACAAATCAAGAAATCGCTAGAATGAATCTAGAGAATAATGAAATTAGTTTGAAAGGGCAATATGCACAAGCGGGAATGGAGTTTCAAAAAAACAAAACCAGTTTGGAATATTATAAAAAATCGGGAGTGCCAAATGCTAATTTGATTTTGTCGAAAAGTCAATCGGCTTACAAAAATGGAGAAATCAGCTATTCCGAAAATCTTTTAAATTTAAGAACGGCCAACGGAATTCAGGAAAATTTCTTGTCAGCAATTTTACAATACAATCTAAGTATCGCACTTTTAGAACATCTTTCAGGAAAAACGAATTAAATAAAATCAACAGAACATGAAATCAATATATAAAGTAATATCCTTATTAATCGTAACTGCAATCGTAATTAGTTGTGGGAACAAAAACAAGGAGGAAACAGCAGTAGCTGAAGAGCCAGCTGTTGCTGCTAATATGGTAGAATTAACAGCGGAGCAGTACAAAACATCTAATATTCAATTTGGAGTAATTGAAGAAAAAGAATTAAGTGGCACCACCAAAGTCAACGGAATGCTCGATGTGCCTCCGCAAAATTTGGTTTCCGTTTCTGCACCTTTTGGTGGATTTGTAAAAAGCACGGAAATGCTTCAAGGTCTGAAGGTGAAAAAAGGGCAAGTAATCGCGATGATGCAAAATCCAGAATATGTACAACCACAACAGGATTATATCGATTACAAAAGTCAATTAAATTACCTGAAATTGGAGTATGAGCGTCAACAAGAATTAGCTAAAGAAAACGTGAATGCCCAAAAAACGCTGCAAAAATCCAAATCGGACTATGACAGTATGAAAGCAAGAGTGTTGGGCTTAAAAACTAAGCTTCAGTTGATGAATGTTAACATGGCAAGTTTAGAGAAAGGGAATATTCAGAGTGTACTTCCACTATATTCGTCTATAAATGGTTATGTTACGCAAGTGAATACCAATGTGGGTGCCTTTGTAACACCTACAGATGTGTTGTTTAAAATTGCTGATACAGAACATTTACACGCTGAATTGACCGTTTTTGAAAAAGATGTTCCTAAGCTTAAGATTGGTCAAAAAGTTCGTTTTACCTTGGCTAATGAAAGTAAGGAACGAATGGCAACGGTTCATTTGGTTGGGAAAGAAATAAGTCAAGAGAGAACCGTTCAAATTCATTGTCATTTAGACCAAGAAGACACTCATTTGTTACCTGGAATGTTTTTAAAAGCTTTGGTTGAAAGTGGGAGTAACAAAGTGCCTGCAGTAATTTCAAAAGCTATTGTCGAATTCGAAGGGAATAAATATATTTTTATTGCAGAAAAGAATACGTCAAAAGAAAGTGGAGTAACCCAATACAAAATGGTGCAAATAAAAGCTGGAGTTTCGGAACTGAATTATACCGAACTTATTTTTGATACTCCAAAGGATTGGCAAAACTGGAAAGTAGTTACTACTGGTGCTTATGATTTACTTTCGAAAATGAAAAACAGCGAGGAAGAGGAATAAAACAATTGAATTATTGGTATGGAAAATACAACTTTAAAACAACAATGTTCACCAAGTGATGAAAAAGGAAGTAGTTGTTGCACAACAGATGAAAAAATAACTTTCAATACAAAGCATCGACATAATGACGATGATGGTCATAATCATGGTGGTGATGATGAAAACGAATCTACTTTCATAAAATACCTACCTGCATCCATTAGTTTTATGCTTTTGGTTTCAGGAATCATTTTTGAACAAACGGATAGAGGTTTTTTTAAGTATCCAATTAATTTAATTTGGTTCGGAATCGCTTATGTTTTTGTTGGACTTCCAGTAAATATTCAAGCTTTAAAACAAATCAAAAAAGGAAATTTCTTCTCAGAATTCTTCTTAATGTCTATTGCTACAATTGGAGCTTTTTTTATTGGGCAATATTCTGAAGGAGTGGCTGTAATGTTATTTTACGCTGTTGGCGAGTTGTTTCAAGATGCAGCAGTAAACAATGCTAAACGAAGTATAAAAGCCTTGCTAGACGTTCGACCTGACACGGTAAATGTTTTTCGAAAGGGAGAATTAAAAACTATTAATCCTTTTGAAGTAGCTATTGGCGAAACAATTCAAGTGCGTGCAGGAGAAAAAGTAGCCTTAGATGGAATATTGATTTCAGATAGTGCTTCCTTCAATACAGCTGCGCTTACGGGCGAAAGCAAACCTGATACCAAGAAAAAAGAAGAAGTTGTTCTAGCAGGAATGATAAACTTAAATTCAGTTGCGGAAATAAAGGTAACTACGCTTTTTAAAGATAGCAAACTGTCTAAAATTCTCGAAATGGTACAAGATGCCACGGCTCGAAAATCAAAAACGCAATTGTTTATTTCTAAATTCGCAAAAATCTATACACCAATTGTAGTGTATTTAGCCATTGCAATTGTAATAGTTCCCTACTTTTTTGAACAAAATTATGTGTTTTCAGATTGGTTGTATCGTGCTTTGGTTTTCTTAGTTATCTCTTGCCCTTGCGCCTTGGTTATTTCGATTCCACTAGGTTATTTTGGTGGAATAGGTTTGGCTTCACGAAACGGAATACTTTTCAAAGGAAGTAATTTTTTGGATGTAATGACTACAATCACAGCAGTGGTCATGGACAAAACAGGAACCTTAACCAAAGGTGTATTTAAAGTTCAAAAGGTGGTTGCTCAAAATTATGATGAAGAAGAATTAATCCAACTTACAGCAGCTTTAGAAAGTAAATCTACACATCCTATTGCCATTGCAGTTGTGCAATACGCAGCTGATTCTTATAGTAATGTGACAATTGGGCAGGTTGAAGAAATTGCAGGCCATGGACTAAAAGGAATAGTAAACGGAAAAGAAGTTCTAGCAGGGAATGTCAAATTACTCAAAAAGTTTAATATTGAGTATGACTCAGCAATTGAAACTGTTGATGACACAATTGTAGTCGTGGCTGTAAACAATGTTTACGCAGGATACATCACTATTGCCGATGAAATCAAAGAAGATGCACTCCAAACTATAAAATCATTACATCAATTAGGTATAAAAACAGTTATGCTTTCGGGTGACAAACAGACTGTAGTAGATAAAGTTGCAAAAACTTTGGGAATTGATACTGCTTTCGGGAATTTATTACCTGAGGATAAGGTCGAAAAAGTACAGGAACTCAAGAATCAGAATTACAAAATTGCTTTTGTTGGAGATGGAGTAAATGATGCGCTGGTCATTGCTTTAGCAGATGCTGGTATTGCCATGGGAGGATTAGGAAGTGACGCTACGATTGAAACAGCTGATATTGTGATTCAAAACGACCAACCTAGAAAAATACCAATTGCAATTCAAATTGGGAAAGAAACCCGAAAAATTGTAATTCAAAATATAAGTTTTGCTTTTGCTGTTAAAGTGATTGTTCTTTCACTAGGGGCAGGTGGACTTGCAACATTATGGGAAGCTGTTTTTGCAGATGTAGGTGTGGCCTTATTGGCGATTTTGAATGCCGTTAGAATTCAGAAGATGAAGTTTTAGTTATTACAAACAGTCTTCATTACAGTATAAAACGCAATTGAATAGCATAAAAAAACAATAAAATGGATTATTATTTTTCGTACCAAAAAAAACTATTCTATATTTGAATTCAGAATAAATTATTGAGACACTTTTACAATTAATAGAACATAATATGAACGACGCACATTTGCATTTAATGGTCAACCATTTTCCAATCGTTGGAGTGGTATTTGGTTTTGGGATTTTAATTTCAGGCATCTATTTTCGAAATAACGGAATAAAAAACACGGCCTATTCGGTATTTATAGTTGCTGCCATCGCGGCTTTTTTGAGTATGTACACTGGAGAAGGAGCAGAAGAATTAGTCGAAGATATGCCAAATATCGGACATCAAATCATTCACGAACATGAGGAGTATGCAGAGAAATTGGCATTAATTCTATACGCAATGGGACTTTTGTCTATTTATGGTTTTTATTTGAATGTAAAAACGCATGCCAAAGCAAGGTTATTATCAATTATTATTTTGGTTATTGCAGGAGTGGCTCTTGTTTTTGCATTGAAAACGGGCAAATCTGGAGGTGAAGTGAGACATACAGAAATTCGTGATACTACAACGGTGTCAATTCCTGTACAAAGTCCTGACGGGGATTAAATTATTGTTTTAAAATAAAATAAAAATTGCTTATTTTTAAAATAAAAAGTATATTTGCAATCGAAATAAAGTAGTTAATTTTACAAAATATGTTATCAAATCAAGTACATCATCATCATTCTCATTTTTGCTCTCAAGCGATGTGTTAATGGTATGCGTGTAATCATCATATTAAAAAACCCGTTTGAGTACATCAAACGGGTTTTTCATTGTGTGTTAAGTCCTTTGTACTCAAGCACATTAAATAAAATATAAAAAAAACAAAACAATGAGTACGTTAAAAATTGCAATTCAAAAATCAGGTAGATTAAACGAAGAAAGTATTCAAATCCTTAAAGATGCGGGGATTTCTATCAACAACGGTATTGACCAATTAAAGGCAGAAGCTTCTAATTTCCCTTTGGAAGTGTTGTATTTACGAAATTCAGATATTCCTCAATATTTGATTGATGGAGTAGTAGATATCGCTATTGTTGGTGATAATTTATTGGTTGAAAAAGGAAAAGATATTGAAGTTATCCAAAAGTTAGGATTTTCAAAATGTAAAGTTTCGATTGCAGTTCCTAAAGCTTTCGAATATAATTCTATTCAAGATTTGAACGGATTGCGTGTTGCAACTTCGTATCCAAATACAGTAATTGATTTTTGTAATTCGAAAGGAGTGTCTGTTGATATTCACCAAATTTCGGGGTCAGTAGAAATTGCTCCAAATATCGGTTTAGCAGATGCTATTGTAGATATCGTTTCTAGCGGAAGTACTTTGTTTAAAAACAATTTGAAAGAAGTAGAGGTGATTTTCAAAAGTGAAGCAGTTTTGGCGGTTTCTCCAAAAGTTTCTCCTGAATCTCAAAAAATCATTGATACTTTAAAATTCAGAATCGAATCTGTTCTAAGAGCGCGTAAATCAAAATACATTTTGATGAACGTACCGAATGATAAAATTGAAGCGATCAGCAGTATTCTTCCAGTTTTGAAAAGTGCAACGGTAATGCCATTGGCTCAAGAAGGTTGGAGTAGTGTGCACACGGTAATTGATAAAGATACTTTTTGGGAAGTAATCGACCAATTGAAAGAAGCTGGTGCCGAAGGAATTTTGGTTTGTCCAATTGAGAAAATGGTGCTTTAAATAAGTTAGAAATTAGAGGGTAGAAGTTAGAGGTTCTGGGAGTGAACTTGAAACTTGAAACCTTAAACTAAAAACTATGAATAAAATATACAATCCCGTTAAGGAAACTTGGGCTTCTATTTTAGAAAGACCCACCAAAACGGTAAACGATATAGAACAAACGGTAAAAGAAATTTTTGCGGCTGTTCAAAAAGACGGAGATGCGGCTGTGGCCAAATATACGACGCAGTTTGATGGAGTGTACTTTGAAAATAGCGAAGTGACTTCTGAAGAAATTGAAACGGCAGTTGCTTCTATTTCAATTGAATTAAAGGAAGCTATTGCTTTGGCAAAAGCCAATGTAGAAAAGTTTCACCAAGCACAAAAAACAGCTCGTGTTTCTGTAGAAACGGCGCCTGGAGTACAATGCTGGCAAGAAAAAAGACCAATTCAAAAAGTAGGTTTGTACATTCCGGGAGGAACTGCACCTTTGTTTTCGACGGTTTTGATGTTGGCGGTTCCTGCTAAAATTGCCGGTTGTAACGAAATTGTTTTGTGTTCACCACCGGATAAAAACGGAAATATAAATCCTGCGATTTTATATGCTGCTAATCTATGTGGCGTAACCAAAATTATCAAAGTAGGCGGAATACAAGCCATCGCTGGAATGACGTTTGGAACAAAAGCGATTCCGAAAGTGTACAAGATTTTCGGACCAGGAAACCAATATGTGACAGTAGCCAAACAATTGGCAACGCAGTTTGGTGTAGCGATTGATATGCCAGCTGGACCTTCTGAATTATTGGTTGTTGCAGATGATACTGCAATACCTGCTTTTGTAGCTTCTGATTTACTTTCTCAGGCAGAGCACGGTGTTGATAGTCAAGTGATTTTGGTTGCGACATCTAAAGTGATTATTGATGCAGTAGAGAAAGAGATTGAACTGCAATTAGAACAATTACCTCGTAAAAATATTGCCGAAAAGGCCATTGCTAATTCCAAATTAATCTATGTCGAAAACGATAAAATCGCTTTAGAATTAATAGATGAATATGGTCCTGAGCATTTTATTGTTTGCGTGAAAGACCAAGATTTTTATGTAAATAATATTGGGAATGCAGGTTCGGTTTTTATTGGAAATTACACGCCCGAAAGTGCAGGTGATTATGCTTCGGGAACCAATCATACTTTACCAACAAATGGCTATGCAAAGAACTACAGCGGCGTAAATTTGGATAGTTTTATGAAATCAATGACGTTTCAAAAAATATCAGCCGTTGGAATTCAGAACATTGGAAACGCAATCGAACTAATGGCAGAAGCCGAAGGTTTGCAAGCGCACAAAAATGCAGTTAGTTTGAGGTTAGCAGAGATAAAAAAAGGAAAATAGAACAAAGAATATAGAGAAGAGAGCGAAGACATGATGAAAGATAGGTGTATATTAAAATCTATTTTCTATTCTCTATATTCTAATCTCTTTTAAAGATAAGAAAGATGAAATTTGATATAAATACACTTGTTCGTGAGAACGTAAAGGTTTTAAAACCATATTCGTCAGCGAGAGATGAGTTTGAAGATTTTGATACTGCTCAAATGGTTTTTTTGGATGCGAATGAGAATCCGTTTGAAAATGGAGTGAATCGTTATCCAGACCCACAACAAGCTTCAGTGAAAGCAGTTTTGGGAAAGATGAAAAACCTTAGTACCAAACAAATCTTGTTAGGAAACGGAAGTGACGAAGTATTGGATTTATTATTTAGAGCTTTTTGTGAGCCTAAAATAGATAATGTAATCACTTTGCCTCCAACGTACGGAATGTATGGTGTTTTGGCAAATATCAATAATGTTGAAAATAAAGAGATTTTATTATCGAATGACTTTCATCCAGAAGTAGAAAGCATTTTGGCAGCAGTAACGCATTCGACAAAAATCATCTTTTTGTGTTCGCCAAATAACCCAACCGGAAATTCATTTTCGACAGAAAGTGTTACTACTTTGTTGGAGAAATTCAACGGATTTGTGGTTATTGATGAAGCGTATATCGACTTTTCAGAAAAGGCGAGTTGGTTGGCAAAATTAGACCTATATCCAAATTTGATTATCACGCAAACCTTATCAAAAGCGTATGGTTTGGCGGGAATTCGTTTAGGAATATGTTATGCTTCTGCAGAAGTAATTGCAGTTATCAACAAAATTAAACCTCCTTATAACGTAAACGAATTAACGCAACAAAGAGCTTTAGAACGTTTGAGTAATGAAGCTAAGATTCAGAACGAAATAACCTCAATTATAGCACAAAGGACTGAATTGCTTCAAGTTTTAGATAAAGTATCTTTCGTAGAGAAAATCTATCCAACCGAAGCAAATTTTATTCTAATTAAAGTTGATAATGCTAACCAACGTTACGCTGAATTAATTGCCAAAGGAATTGTAATTCGAAATAGAACTACACAACCACTTTGCGAAAATTGTTTGCGTTTGACTATTGGAACTGCAGAAGAGAATAAGAAGTTGATGGAAGCTTTGAAAAATTGTTAAACTAACTAACCCTCTAAGGGTTAAAACCCTTAGAGGGTTATTATTTAAAATAAAATGAAAAAAGTACTTTTTATAGATCGTGATGGAACGATTGTTTTGGAACCAGCAGGATTGCAATTAGACAGTTTAGAGAAATTGGAGTTTTATCCAAAATCGTTTCAATATTTGGCTAAAATAGCTACCGAATTGGATTATGAATTGGCGATGGTAACCAACCAAGACGGTTTGGGAACAGATAGCTTTCCTGAAGATACGTTTTGGCCAACCCAAAACTTTATATTGAGAGCGTTTCAAAATGAAGGAGTGCTTTTTGATGATATTTTTGTAGACCGCTCTTTTCCAGAGGACAATGCGCCTACACGTAAGCCACGTACAGGAATGTTAACTAAATACATAGGAAATCCAAATTATGATTTGGCAAACTCTTTTGTATTAGGGGACCGTTTGACAGATGTGGAATTGGCAAAAAATTTGGGTGCAAAAGCAATCTTCATGAACACTACTGATGGAGCTGGAAGCGAAGAAATTAGTGCTAAACGTGAAGAGTTAGACGAAACAATCGTTTTGCAATCTACAGATTGGAAAAAGATATACGAGTTCTTAAAGCTAGAAGAGCGTACGGCTTCTATCACTAGAAAAACACACGAAACGGATATTTACATCAAATTGAACTTGGACGGAACAGGTCAAAGTAAAATTGATACCGGAATTGCTTTTTTCGACCATATGTTAGACCAAATTTCGCGTCACGGGCAAATGGATTTAGAAATAAAAGTAGTAGGTGATTTAGAAGTTGACGAACACCATACTATTGAAGATACAGCAATTGCATTGGGAGAAGTCTATGCAAAAGCATTAGGAAATAAACTAGGAATTGAGCGTTACGGTTTCTGCTTACCAATGGATGATTGTTTAGCGCAAGTAGCGATCGATTTTGGAGGAAGAAACTGGTTGATTTGGGAAACGGAATTCAAACGTGAAATGGTGGGTAAAATGCCAACAGAGATGTTTTTCCACTTTTTTAAATCGTTTTCTGATGGTGCTAAAGCCAACATCAATATAAAAGCGGAAGGTGATAATGAGCACCACAAAATCGAAGCCATTTTTAAAGCTTTCGCGAAAGCGATAAAAGTAGCGGTGAAACGTGATACAGAAAAAATGATTTTGCCAAGTACGAAGGGAATGTTGTAAAATAAAGTTAAAAGTTAAGAGTGAGGAGTTTGGGTACTTCTGACTTCTAACTTTTAACTTCTAACTTAAGTTAATGAAAATAGTAATCATAAATTACGGAGCAGGAAATATTCAGAGCATTATGTTTGCCATCGAAAGATTGGGATTTCATGCCGTTTTGAGTAATGATCCTGACGAAATAAGAGCAGCTGATAAAGTGATTTTCCCAGGAGTGGGAGAGGCGAGTTATGCAATGAAAATGTTGAAAGAAAGTGGATTGGATAGTTTGATTCCGACCTTGACGCAACCGGTTCTAGGAATTTGTCTCGGAATGCAATTGATGTGCCATCACTCGGAAGAGGGCGATACAACTGGTATGGGTATTTTCGATGTAAATGTATACAAATACACCAACAAAGTAAAAGTCCCTCATATGGGGTGGAATACCATTTATAATTTGAAATCGGACTTGTTTAAAGACATTGCCGAAAATGATTATATGTATTTGGTACACAGTTTTTATGCGCCATTATGCAAAGAAACCATCGCAACGACAAATTATGAATTAGAATATTCATCGGCATTAGAAAATAAAAATTTCTTTGGAACTCAATTTCACCCAGAGAAAAGTGGTGATGTAGGAGAACAAATTCTTAAAAATTTTTTACTTCTAAACTCTAACTTCTAACTTTTAACCTCTACCCTTATCATGAGAATAATACCAGCAATAGACATCATCGACGGAAAATGTGTTCGTTTGTCCAAAGGAGATTATAATACCAAAATTATTTATAACGAAAATCCATTGGAAGTTGCCAAAGAATTTGAGGCACATGGAATAGAATTTTTGCATTTAGTAGATTTGGATGGAGCAAAATCAAGCCGCATTATCAATCACAAAATTTTGGAGCAAATTGCTACTCAAACCAAATTGAAAATCGATTTTGGTGGTGGTTTAAAATCGGATGAAGATTTAAAAATAGCTTTCGAATCTGGAGCAAACCAAATTACAGGAGGAAGTATCGCGGTTAAAAACCGTGAAGTTTTCGAAAAGTGGATATCAAAATTTGGTGCAGACAAAATCATTTTGGGAGCTGATGCTAATAACGAAAAAGTTGCAGTATCTGGATGGTTGGAAGAGTCAGACCAAGAGTTAGTTCCTTTTATTCAAGGTTATCAGTCGAAAGGAATTCAGTACGTAATTTGTACGGATATTGCCAAAGACGGAATGTTAGAAGGTCCAAGTTTTGATTTATACGAAAAGATTTTGAAACAAGCGGAAGGTTTAAAACTAATCGCTTCGGGTGGTATTTCAACTTTCGACGAATTGCCTAAATTAGCCGAATTGGGTTGTGAAGGTACCATCATTGGTAAAGCGATTTACGAAGGAAGAATATCGTTGAAACAATTGGAACAGTATATCATATCGTAGAGACGTTGCATTGCAACGTCTCTACGCAAACAACAAAATCATGTTAACAAAAAGAATCATACCCTGTTTAGATATTAAAAACGGTCGAACGGTAAAAGGCGTAAATTTTGTAGATTTGCGTGATGCAGGTGACCCTGTGGAATTGGCCAAAATTTATTCTGACGAAGGTGCAGATGAATTGGTGTTTCTTGATATTTCGGCAACCGAAGAAAGAAGACGTACCTTGTTTGATTTAGTTCGAAAAGTAGCGGCAACTATAAATATTCCGTTTACTGTTGGTGGTGGAATCTCAGCTGTGGAAGATGTAGAAGTATTATTGCAAAACGGTGCTGATAAAGTTTCTATCAATTCCTCAGCAGTTAAGAATCCGCAGTTGATTAACGATTTAGCTCAGAAATTTGGTAGCCAATGTGTGGTTGTTGCTATAGATGCCAAACAAATAGATGGTCAATGGATTGTGCATTTGGTTGGTGGAAAAGTACCAACGGAACTGAATCTTTTTGATTGGGCTGTAGAAGTAGAACAACGTGGCGCAGGAGAAATTTTGTTTACCTCGATGAACCATGACGGAACCAAAAATGGATTTGCAAATGAAGCTTTGGCAAAATTATCAAGCTTAGTTAATATTCCAATTATCGCTTCAGGTGGTGCGGGTAATGTGCAGCATTTTATCGATACTTTTGTGGACGGAAAATCTGATGCAGCTTTGGCAGCAAGTGTTTTCCATTTTAAGGAAATCGAAATCAAAGCATTGAAGCAAGAATTAAAAAATAATAATATAGAAGTAAGACTTTAGAAGTAAGAGGTAGAAAGTAAGAGGTTTGAAGTGTAAACATCGAACTCTAACTACTGATACTTAATTTCTAATTTCTAACTTCGAATCTCAAACTTTATATAATGGAAATAGATTTTTCAAAAAGTGCACACGGATTAATTCCAGCAGTTATCCAAGATAGTGAAACTAAAAATGTCTTGATGTTGGGTTACATGAATGCCGAAGCGTATCAAAAAACAGTTGAAACAGGAAAAGTAACTTTCTACAGCCGTTCGAAACAAAGACTTTGGACAAAAGGCGAGGAGAGCGGGAATTTCTTGAACTTAGTAGATATCAAGAATGATTGTGATGGTGATACGTTGTTGATTCAAGTACAACCTGTGGGACCAACTTGTCACACAGGAGCAGATACTTGCTGGCAGACGCCAAATGATGCAAACTATGGTTTTATTTCAGACTTAGAAAATACTATTGAGTCTAGAATTAAAAATGCTGATTCTGAAAAGAGTTACGTAGCCTCGTTATTCAAATTGGGAATGAATAAAATTATTCAGAAAGTAGGTGAAGAAGCAGTGGAAGTTGTAATCGAAGCTAAAGACACTAATGATGATTTGTTCTTAGGTGAAAGTGCTGATTTGTTGTTTCATTACTTAATGCTTTTGCAAGCCAAAGGTTTTAAGATGAACGACGTAATTTCGGTCTTAAAAAGTCGTAAGAAATAACATACGTGTATTATTATAAATACTTTAAACCCAATAGTTCTAAAATTAGCTATTGGGTTTTCTTTTTTTAAAATCCAAAAAACTATCTTTGTATTATCCTTAAATTTACCTATACAATTTTGCAAATAATGGAACCTGATAATACTACAATTAATTTTAACACAAAATATACAACTAATACAAGCAGTCTAACTATTATTTTACGAACTGATGAAGTAGATGGACGCCCTATTTACATAGCTGGGAATTTTAATAATTGGAATACACAAGATCCTAATTGTGTTTTGGAACAAATTGGAGAAAATACCTATCGCTACGATTTTAACCTTGACCATACCTTCCCTGATACACTTTTATATAAATTTACCAAAGGTGATTGGAGTGCAGTTGAAATAGGCGAGAATGAAGAGATTACTTCAAATCGTTCTACTAAATTAAAATCAGGAATTCAAACTGATTTTGTACCCAAATGGAGAAGAAATTGGATGCCATTTAAACCTAATTTTTTGCCACAAGTCGTATTGCTTTCAGATGAATTTGAAATTCCGCAATTGAATACCACACGAAAAGTATGGGCTTTATTGCCACATGATTATGATAATACAGAAGAGAGATACCCAGTAATGTATTTGCAAGATGCTCAAAATTTATTTCATGAAAA from Flavobacterium ovatum carries:
- the hisH gene encoding imidazole glycerol phosphate synthase subunit HisH; the protein is MKIVIINYGAGNIQSIMFAIERLGFHAVLSNDPDEIRAADKVIFPGVGEASYAMKMLKESGLDSLIPTLTQPVLGICLGMQLMCHHSEEGDTTGMGIFDVNVYKYTNKVKVPHMGWNTIYNLKSDLFKDIAENDYMYLVHSFYAPLCKETIATTNYELEYSSALENKNFFGTQFHPEKSGDVGEQILKNFLLLNSNF
- the hisB gene encoding bifunctional histidinol-phosphatase/imidazoleglycerol-phosphate dehydratase HisB; translation: MKKVLFIDRDGTIVLEPAGLQLDSLEKLEFYPKSFQYLAKIATELDYELAMVTNQDGLGTDSFPEDTFWPTQNFILRAFQNEGVLFDDIFVDRSFPEDNAPTRKPRTGMLTKYIGNPNYDLANSFVLGDRLTDVELAKNLGAKAIFMNTTDGAGSEEISAKREELDETIVLQSTDWKKIYEFLKLEERTASITRKTHETDIYIKLNLDGTGQSKIDTGIAFFDHMLDQISRHGQMDLEIKVVGDLEVDEHHTIEDTAIALGEVYAKALGNKLGIERYGFCLPMDDCLAQVAIDFGGRNWLIWETEFKREMVGKMPTEMFFHFFKSFSDGAKANINIKAEGDNEHHKIEAIFKAFAKAIKVAVKRDTEKMILPSTKGML
- the hisF gene encoding imidazole glycerol phosphate synthase subunit HisF, producing the protein MLTKRIIPCLDIKNGRTVKGVNFVDLRDAGDPVELAKIYSDEGADELVFLDISATEERRRTLFDLVRKVAATINIPFTVGGGISAVEDVEVLLQNGADKVSINSSAVKNPQLINDLAQKFGSQCVVVAIDAKQIDGQWIVHLVGGKVPTELNLFDWAVEVEQRGAGEILFTSMNHDGTKNGFANEALAKLSSLVNIPIIASGGAGNVQHFIDTFVDGKSDAALAASVFHFKEIEIKALKQELKNNNIEVRL
- the hisA gene encoding 1-(5-phosphoribosyl)-5-[(5-phosphoribosylamino)methylideneamino]imidazole-4-carboxamide isomerase yields the protein MRIIPAIDIIDGKCVRLSKGDYNTKIIYNENPLEVAKEFEAHGIEFLHLVDLDGAKSSRIINHKILEQIATQTKLKIDFGGGLKSDEDLKIAFESGANQITGGSIAVKNREVFEKWISKFGADKIILGADANNEKVAVSGWLEESDQELVPFIQGYQSKGIQYVICTDIAKDGMLEGPSFDLYEKILKQAEGLKLIASGGISTFDELPKLAELGCEGTIIGKAIYEGRISLKQLEQYIIS
- the hisIE gene encoding bifunctional phosphoribosyl-AMP cyclohydrolase/phosphoribosyl-ATP diphosphatase HisIE, with product MEIDFSKSAHGLIPAVIQDSETKNVLMLGYMNAEAYQKTVETGKVTFYSRSKQRLWTKGEESGNFLNLVDIKNDCDGDTLLIQVQPVGPTCHTGADTCWQTPNDANYGFISDLENTIESRIKNADSEKSYVASLFKLGMNKIIQKVGEEAVEVVIEAKDTNDDLFLGESADLLFHYLMLLQAKGFKMNDVISVLKSRKK